The stretch of DNA ATAGTTTAGCTTTGATTTTTATGGTGGAGTTATCATGAGATAAAATCATACAGAAACACAGGAAATTAtgatgattttcttccaaaaaaattttcaaaatttgtatttttggtTGCATTAATTTGGTTAAAAGCAGTAATATTATTTACCTTTGAGACTATAGATTGGCATATAAAATTTCATTGGTAGAAAATGGAAGAAGATTAAGCTGTAATAACTTCTGGAATTGAAGATTGCTTGTGTAGTTTATGAATTCAGTGTTTTCTTCGTACTTTGAAGAagagtttttttgtttgataccGGAGTTGTACACTAACAATTACTTCACTTTGCAAGCTAATTGTGTTTCTTGCTTATGCGTATAGTAATCATAAACTGTTTTTTTGTCTTGTCAGGTATGCCAGGTTGAGAAGGCACCTCCTTGTTGAACCACCTGTTCCAAAGAATGGAACCAATTCATCGAATCTTGAAATGGACAATCCACTTTCACAAAATCCAGGTAAATCATTGATATTCTCCCCCATTTCCGGTAAAAACAAAGTTGATACAAAAGTGGAATATTTCCATCAGATAGCCTTCTCTGCCTCGTGCCAGTatgaaaatttttaatttatctgTATTTGATATAATATGACCTTTATACGCAGATAGTACATGGAGTCGCTTTTTCCGCAATGCAGAGCTCGAGAGATTGGTTGATCAGGATTTATCACGTTTATACCCAGAACATGGCAGTTATTTCCAAACACCAGGATGCCAAGGCATGTTGAGACGCATTTTATTGCTATGGTGTCTCAAGAACCCAGAATGTGGTTATAGACAAGGTAAATTTCTCAGCAAAGCAATAATTTCAAGCAATATATCAATCTTTTAAATTTTCCTCCATTTTGTTTATGCTTTCATTTAAAGGTGTTGCAATTTTCCTTCCAACACCAAATACATAACAtagctaacttatttttcataACCACCTAGTTGATCAgatttatttgttatttaaaaggaaaaagtaTAGAAAAGAGAGCTGAAAATTAAGGGATTAAATTTTTGAGAAACCTAGATATGATCAAGTATAAACTCAATTTGTTTAGCTTCTGTGCTTTCAAATAACtaatttttctttcatgttATATGACGTGAAAATAGTTTACTTTATATTTACGGATTGCTTTTATTCTCTTATAGGAATGCATGAATTACTTGCTCCTCTACTTTATGTTCTCCAAGTTGATTTGGAGCGTCTCTCAGAAGTTCGGAAGCTTTATGAGGATCACTTTACAGACAAATTTGATGGTCTTTTATGTCAAGAGAATGATCTTACTTACAGCTTTGATTTTAGGAAATCTCCTGACATGACGGAGGATGAAATTGGCTCCCACGGAAATGCAATGAAAGCCAATAGTATTGACGAACTTGAACCTGAGATTCAGTCCATTGTATTACTAAGTGATGCATATGGAGCTGAAGGTGAACTCGGCATCGTGTTATCAGAGAAATTCATGGAACATGACGCATACTGTATGTTTGATGCTTTAATGAAGGGGGCCAATGGTTCAGTTGCAATGGCCGATTTCTTTTCTTCCTCTCCTGTAGCTGGCTCCCATACTGGCTTGCCTCCTGTGATTGAAGCTTCTATGGCATTGTATCATTTGTTATCTCTTGCTGATTCTTCTCTTCATAGCCATCTTTTGGACCTTGGAGTTGAACCGCAGTACTTTTATCTTCGATGGTTGCGAGTTttatttggacgagaattttcaCTTGACAGACTATTAATCATTTGGGATGAGATCTTTGCATCAGATAACAGCAAAGTGGAAAATAGTGCTGATGACAACATAGATTACGGGTTCAGGATCTTACAATCACCTCGTGGAGCATTTATATCGGCTATTGCTGTAGCAATGTTACTTTATTTAAGATCATCTCTACTTGCAACTGAAAACCCTACAACCTGTCTCCAAAGACTACTAAACTTCCCCGAAAACATTACCATCGAAAAACTACTAGAGAAGGCTAAATCCTTGCAGGATCTTGCTTTAAGTATTGATATTTCGTCCTCATCGCTTTTGCTTGTAGAGTCTCATTACCAAAGTAAAATGACGTCTACGAGATCCACGGTCCTTCCATCTGAATCTGTGTCTCCAAAAACTCCTCTGAATTTCGTACCTGATAGCTACTGGGAAGAAAAGTGGAGAGTTGCTCAAAAGGCCGAAGAACGTAAGAAAGATGTTGTAGAAAATCAGATTCCAACTCGGAAGAAAGGATGGACAGAAAAGATTAAAATACGTTTGCGAAGAACGGAATCTGACCCGCCTCCATCAAGGGTTCTAAGCGGACAAAGGGGATCTAAGCCATCGTTTAGGCGCAGTTTGTTAGAAGATCTGCGTAAAGCACTTGGCGCTGAGGAAAACACAGAACATGAGCAGCGTCATGATGAAATCTTAAGCGAGCAGGATAATATTTCTGAAGCAGTTGAAATAGAACAACAAGATAGTGGCTGTAACAGCGACAACAATTCTGATGATAAATGTCCAAGTGGAAATTCTGGACATGAGGAAGATTCGTCTATCTATTCCGACTCCACTAGTCCTCCTAATGAGGCCAATGATCATGAAATCGCCTCAGAAAAAAATAGTGCTACATCTTATTTATCCCTAGATGAATGTAATGAAATTTTAGAAACTAGTCCTATTGATCCACCCCTTCCGATCTCTGATCTACCTGTGAATGTGCCTCCGACCTCAGTCAGCAATAATGATGATCAAGGAAATAATCAATCCAATGAAACTTCAGATACCAGTCCCAGTGATCCACCCTTACCATTGCCAATCCCTGATCCTTCTCAGAACTTACCTCAGACATCAGGGTGCAATAATGACGGTGAAGGAAATTCAGCCACACAACCTAAAGAGAGAAAACAGAATAAATTACAGTGGTTTTGGAAATTTGGACGGAACACCGTTGAGGCTATCTCCGAGAAAGTAGGAGGTGGTGCTGCCGAGGCGACGAAGTCTGCCAACAGTATTAGTAATCAAAGTAATTCATTGGCATCGCCACCAGCCTCACCTGCTGCTAATGGACATTGTAGTTCTGTTGGTTCCAGAGGAGATTCTGCAGACCAAAATATGATGGGAACTTTGAAGAACATTGGGCAGTCTATGCTTGACCATATTCAGGTAACGTTCTTTCTCGCTACCAGTCTTCAATGACAAGTTGTTTAGCAAGATATGACAAGTGTTGGTCTTTATAAATCATGATATTTCAACTAAAGTCcctaaaagaaatttttttcattgtttatGTCTGTTTAATCAGTGTTGTGAATGGCGGATTGCAGCGGTATATTCAAATTCCGCTACGCTACCTTGATATAGCGCCACTATTTGAcacactttgtactaaatagtgtaTAGTAGAAGAatagcaatttgttcaaatCTTGTTATGCTATAACGATGCTATAGCATAATTTGAacacttgtaaaaaaatgtgtttatttGTAGTCTCATGACTAAAAGCAcgctatttttattaaatatattggAACTGAAAAGAAAATTTGGATTTTTCGTTAGGGATAAAGTAGAACGGTAGGAATGGTAGGAACTaaaagtatatattttcaaatttgattttggtttcaCATGAAATCCTATATATCTCAAAACTAGTATCGTTTATCCCTGTTTCAAACTTATCTTAACAATTGTTTTTTGTGGTGCAGGTGATTGAATCTGTTTTCCAGCAGGATCGGGGCCAGGGAGCTTCATCGGATAATTTATCTAAGAATGTTCTTGTTGGAAAAGGGCAGATTACTGCCATGACAGCTCTCAAGGAGCTTCGGAAAATCAGCAATCTTTTGTCTGAGATGTGAGATGAGAGATGAATCTTGTTTAGACATGTATATACATTTTTGTAATTACAATTCTTTTGCCTAATAAAGAAATGTGTCCCTTTTCTGCAGTCTTAGTATCATACCAGAGTTTTGCAGATGTTCAATGAGAATGAATATGTAAATATATGCATCCGGATTTAcataaatcaataaattatgaTAATCAATGACTCTTATTTACATGCAAATTAGTATTGGttgaaattaaataaactttttaattGACTGACCAAAAAAGTAGTATAATTGAGAATTTTCAATTTGAAggatcattttaaattttgttaattctaaagattaaattatttgatgcttaccattttattaaataaactgACTATTCTTCTTTGTCAATATGTATTTTGACCACAACACAAAGTTGTTCCTAAAATGTAGCAATAAAAAATCGACCATATTAGTCATGTTTAGTgtgttaatttagtttttgaaatttgtcAAGTAATCAAGAACTTTTAATTCCATAAATAATTTGggaattttattgattttaaattgGTTGGTTGCTATAATTTCATGGGAGTTACTTTTGCAGCCCGGTTACTCAAACACTATCTGTACTTAAGTagttgatgacatttttttcaaatttttttgactttttaacatctgttacttaagtagagaaTCTATAAAAATAGGGTGCGTGAATACTAGAGTGACAAAAGTAGCTCGAATAAATTAACAGTTCACGTGGAAACACACTTGCAAGTTCCACTTTGTATATACACGTCACACAATCTTATCATTCCAAATTCTACCTTATCCTTGCCACCTTGCACCTTCGAGATCCAATGACAATTACTACATTGAtgtcatttttaaattttttatcttattaaCGTTTCAATGTTCGTGTCGTGTTTTGGTGCATGTATTTATATCTATTTTTCATAggtttttataaataaaaatgtatagtTGAATTTTTTAACTACATTGGAATCTCAGCTACCACCAATAATTTGAAGTcagtaataaatttattattataaaaaaaaaaataatacaaagaaGGGAGCAAAGGAACATATAACAAACcaatcaaaaaatattatttgaaccAATAATTAGGGTAACCTACTATTCTTGAAGAAATCAACAACTATAAAATTAGGTGGTGTGTTCCATCAAATGGAAGCTTGTCTAGTACTTTCATTTCATGAGAGACAAATTTATTTGTACATGTATTCGACATAGTAATGTGAGAAAACATAAAACTCATTTTAGTAGTCAAATTATAAACAATTATTTCATATAATAATGCTTATTGACTTGAAAGTAAATATAACTAATTTGAATCACATTTCAGCCACAAAAATTACCAACCGGCCAGCCATATGTCCGTTTCAGCCTTCAACTTCATAAATATGTTGGTGtgtttggaattttttttattgaaggtAAATTTAAAGGACAATTCAAATTCTTTAATAGAAATTTTACTGTTTAGATgattaatttagaaaaaatttagagcgattaaattttataaaatattttgtcaaaGCTAATTTTAAGAAATTTCAAATACCACCAACTAAGAAATTTCAAAGTTAGTTTTTCTATGCTGGGTCTATGATAATCATAGACAGAGCATAGAAAAACTAACTCTACTCCTATCACAATATTTCTCAACCAATGTTGGAGTTCATAAATGGGGGAGAAATTCTGAGAATTGGAGTGTGGTAAGAGCAAGAATGTTTGTAtgagataattaaaaaaattattgaaataacCAATATTGGAGTTCATAAATGGGGAAGAAACAATTGGAGtttaatttgcaatttttaacaatatcaataatacaaaaaagaaaagaataaaagatCTCACAATGGACCTGAATTCCCCGTTGTAGGAATTCTACGCAGTTTGACAATGTAATGAGTGGATCTCAACTGTCAATTTGAGAACAAAGAgttgaaatttcaaattcaattttacaaagtaAGACAATCGCAAATCGGACAGCCGAAATCAATTAGAGTGTCCTGTTGTAACTACAAGAAATCCAATTCCTCTCATGATGCAAGTTAAAGGTACTCACTCAGGTTgcttatgaattatttttttttgacaaaagtttgCTTATGAATTAATCCCAACAATTACTATATTACTAAAGAAATTTGGCAGAAGCTGAAAAGACATTTTTTTGAAAGATAGTATAGTTTGGATTGGAAAGAAACAACTTATCAAACACTGACGATCATAAATAGACACCAGGGGTGGATTAACTACTGCCCCTCTGAAGTACAAATCACTTCCTTGTGGCATGGAAGCCATAAAAACAGTTCTATCAACAATCCAAGTAATGATACAAAAATGGCAATGGCACCCTATAAATTATCACCATACTTTTGATTTTCACTGAATTATAGTTGCACCTAACTATGTATTAATTAAGACGCTTGAAACTTCTGTTGCTATACATCTTATTTCGGAAAACCCTCTGCTATTTTCTGGCATGCTGCTATAGGCCATAAGTCAATCCATGTGATTGTGGAACCCAGGGAGTAGGGAAGTGATAAATCCAAAAACAATCATCTGGATTTCTTTTACAATGCCCCACCACTGGTTGCCACCATTGCCTCTGCCACCAGCAGCTTCTGGGATGTTCTCGTTCTCATTCTCAATTGCACGGTCTGCATCATTATCAGGCTGGTTCCCAACGGCAGCTTCAGGTTGACCCTCTGCCAAATAGTTAATATCAAGCAACGGTAAAGCATATGTCAGTAAGTGATTGAAACTTAAATTGTACCTTCCATAGAGAAACCAGTTCATGTATTGGGAAAACGAAATCCATcccaaaagaaaattaatgaaTAGATAACATGAAGTTTGTGTATGCTTCCATGAAACATACTCGCCAAATTACATCAATATTGCATTTGCATCGTGCTCTCTTTCATTACTAATGTTTCCCGAAAGAAGCAAATGCAAAATCATTTGAATAAAATAGTAAGCACATCATACCTGCTGGAGCAGCATTGTCAGCCTCCGGCCTTGCTGGAGGTACATTTTCAGCCCTAGCTGCAGGTCTTGGTGGACGAGGAGGTGCTGCCGCTCTTTGCATATTTTGTGAAAGCCATCTTATAATCGGTGTCAGAGCTCCAGTTTGGTATCTGGAACACATCTCAATTGATCAATACTACAGCTTACATTCACAGTCTAATCATTATCTAGTTCAGTGATATTACATGGCACTGACATTGATGgagtatataaaaaattgaatagacGTGACTTTGAGTTCTAAAACATAACAGTCACACACAGCATAACTAGAAAGCAGAAACATCTTTTTAAAGAATAACAGATGAACACTTACAAATATACAATAACAGCAAATACAACAAGGACAGCAAGCCGCTGTCTCGATCCATCTTGATTGAACAAAAAGATCACAGCTGCCAGTTTCAACATAAGTAGCAGATCGATTTGAAATGCAATTTGAAATCTCCTAACAACAACTTGTCTCTGAGGTGCAGGCTGTTGCTGCTGAGGATGCTGTTGCTGTCCTGCTTGCCCCTGATTTTCACCACCAGCAGCAGCTTCAGAGCTTGGTCTACTGTTAAAATAGCCATTCAGTTAAAGAAAgcattaatattatattaatgaaCATAttgttccaaaaaaataaatatgttggtcaaattttcaccaaaatattgcattgtttaaaatttccattttttattctttcgTTGAGATCTGGTTGGTAGCAAATGATTTGAACATTCAGTCAAGCTCTGAATGATAGTGgtggaaaagaaaatatatatcaaaGAGGGCTTCTTCTAACATGCAAGACCTTCACATGTTTTGCATGGTACAATACTTATTTGGATTGTTGGATCAAATTACATCACAAAATTTTATCATCATGTACCCTAAAACACTCGCTTTATTTTTCCAGAACACATGCAACAATgttgaattaaaaacaaaaattattcaagaaaaaaaaaagaagaagatatcATTTTAAACTTCAAGATTTATTTATCCCAATTATcaagattgattttttttccgtCTACAATGGAATCAttcaaaatcttgaagatttgaTCACATGCATGGCCATGGAAAATTTCCACAGCCCATTTCCCTAGCCATTATCTCTCTCTTCATGTGCAATTCATCCTAGCTTTCAGCATACTATCACATCTTTATCTCATCTTCcgtaaagaaaataaaaattgcaattggGAAATAAACCCAAATTGTAGATCGAATAGCAaagttatttgaaaaaaatgactTGCAACTATTATGTGATAGAAGAGAAACAAGATTAACACAAAAAAGTAGAAACAAAGAATGTAAGCagatctggaaaaaaaaaattggagtgaaaagagagcaagaagaagaaaacacaaaaaataaataagagggAAAAGGGGGTTAGAGTTAGAGCCCCATCACCGCTGTGTGCCACTCCGCTGCACCTTCATCATGCCATGTGCAACTTTCTTTCTTCCTCTCACTGCAGTGTCGGACTTTCGTTTGACAACAGACCCCCTTTAGAACAAGGGCGAACAGTGGGAAAAGAAAGGAAATGGGAAAATATTAACTGTGGAGAGTGCACTATTGAATATGATGGACTTCTTGATCCAATGGTAAATAAATGTTGTGAACCATGAAACACTCAAgtcacttgtgcatgttagacttGGCCATCAAAGAGACAACCAAGAACTTCAAAAGCACGTGGTAGTACAACTATAATTAATGTGATCATATAAGAACATCCAAGGTTTAACCCCAAGGCCAATTTTCCTTAAATGATTAAATGCTTAATCCAAGTTCAAATCTGATAGATTAAACTACAATCTGTTAGTCTGTTAAAAGCTCTGTCCAGGAAAACTTAAAACAGCACTCTATCGAACACACCCAAGGTTTATGCCCCCTTTAGAAGTCCTCTTGTGAGCAAACCCTATTTATGCATTTTGCAATTTAACTCGAATGCATAATATTATCTATGTGTGACAAGTGAGAACCATCAAACCTAACTCTGAGGAAATAGAACTACTACTGTGCAGCAAACTCCTTTGCCACATTGCTACAAGTTACAGCTTGCTCGCTGAATTAAATaatgtaattataaatttttattttaagttttgacaatccaaataattaaataagtgtTGATATTG from Trifolium pratense cultivar HEN17-A07 linkage group LG5, ARS_RC_1.1, whole genome shotgun sequence encodes:
- the LOC123884029 gene encoding uncharacterized protein LOC123884029 translates to MHRAVVDPLLSPILSSDSVSRRSEPEKGRFGDLRGLQWRINLGVLPSSSAASIDDLRRVTADCRRRYARLRRHLLVEPPVPKNGTNSSNLEMDNPLSQNPDSTWSRFFRNAELERLVDQDLSRLYPEHGSYFQTPGCQGMLRRILLLWCLKNPECGYRQGMHELLAPLLYVLQVDLERLSEVRKLYEDHFTDKFDGLLCQENDLTYSFDFRKSPDMTEDEIGSHGNAMKANSIDELEPEIQSIVLLSDAYGAEGELGIVLSEKFMEHDAYCMFDALMKGANGSVAMADFFSSSPVAGSHTGLPPVIEASMALYHLLSLADSSLHSHLLDLGVEPQYFYLRWLRVLFGREFSLDRLLIIWDEIFASDNSKVENSADDNIDYGFRILQSPRGAFISAIAVAMLLYLRSSLLATENPTTCLQRLLNFPENITIEKLLEKAKSLQDLALSIDISSSSLLLVESHYQSKMTSTRSTVLPSESVSPKTPLNFVPDSYWEEKWRVAQKAEERKKDVVENQIPTRKKGWTEKIKIRLRRTESDPPPSRVLSGQRGSKPSFRRSLLEDLRKALGAEENTEHEQRHDEILSEQDNISEAVEIEQQDSGCNSDNNSDDKCPSGNSGHEEDSSIYSDSTSPPNEANDHEIASEKNSATSYLSLDECNEILETSPIDPPLPISDLPVNVPPTSVSNNDDQGNNQSNETSDTSPSDPPLPLPIPDPSQNLPQTSGCNNDGEGNSATQPKERKQNKLQWFWKFGRNTVEAISEKVGGGAAEATKSANSISNQSNSLASPPASPAANGHCSSVGSRGDSADQNMMGTLKNIGQSMLDHIQVIESVFQQDRGQGASSDNLSKNVLVGKGQITAMTALKELRKISNLLSEM
- the LOC123884031 gene encoding uncharacterized protein LOC123884031 yields the protein MAENPPQTVSFSSQPSSSSSSQKSPQDLPQSQVPTFSNLPAYPGGYYQIYPGMHPALIPGLTPPLIEEHANRGAGLYAVPVNPFDRHVTGLPYNTLIPLTYRTPTRPSSEAAAGGENQGQAGQQQHPQQQQPAPQRQVVVRRFQIAFQIDLLLMLKLAAVIFLFNQDGSRQRLAVLVVFAVIVYLYQTGALTPIIRWLSQNMQRAAAPPRPPRPAARAENVPPARPEADNAAPAEGQPEAAVGNQPDNDADRAIENENENIPEAAGGRGNGGNQWWGIVKEIQMIVFGFITSLLPGFHNHMD